The window CGCAGCTCTTCCGGGGCCACCACCTCGACCGCGGCTCCGAAGCCGAGCAGCGCGCTCTCGGCGTACTCGAGCTTCTCGAACACCAGGGTCCGGCGCTGCCAGCCGTCGGCGTCGAAGCTCGGCTCCGGCTGCCCGGCCGCGCGCCGCACCGGGTCGCCGAGCCGCTCCACCCAGTGAGTCGCGCCGGGCGCGACCCGGATCGTCACCGGCACACCCGGCAAGCTGGCCTCGAAGCGCGCCGCCCAGTCGCGCCAGAAGCCGCCCAGGTCGAAGTCGCGCTCGCGCGCGAACTCCACTTCGGTCACTTCCAGCTTCGCGATGCGAGACACCCGATACACGCGCAGCTCGGTCCCGATCCGGCCCACCAGATACCAGAGGCCCGTCTTGAGCCCGAGCGCGAGCGCGTCGACCTCGCGTTCCACCCCGCTGCCGTCGCCGCGCTGGTACGCAAAGCGCACGCGCCGGTCGCTCCACACCGCCACGGCGAGTGACTCGAGCGCGGGGTGCTCGGGCGCGGGCTGGAACCAGCCGCGCGTGTCGAGGTGGAAGCGCTGGTCGGCGAGCGCCGCCGCTGCGCGCAGCCGCGGCGGCAGCGCGGCGAGCAGCTTCTGCTGCGCGCGCGCCAGCATGCTGCCGAGCCCGAGCTCGGCCGCCGGACCCGGCAGCCCGGC is drawn from Myxococcota bacterium and contains these coding sequences:
- a CDS encoding WYL domain-containing protein, producing the protein SLLLLLQNRGHGTAAELAQELGVSLRTVYRDLEALGAAGIPIVTERGPGGGCRLLHGYRTQLTGLDAGEAEALFLAGLPGPAAELGLGSMLARAQQKLLAALPPRLRAAAALADQRFHLDTRGWFQPAPEHPALESLAVAVWSDRRVRFAYQRGDGSGVEREVDALALGLKTGLWYLVGRIGTELRVYRVSRIAKLEVTEVEFARERDFDLGGFWRDWAARFEASLPGVPVTIRVAPGATHWVERLGDPVRRAAGQPEPSFDADGWQRRTLVFEKLEYAESALLGFGAAVEVVAPEELRARVRASAAEIAALYG